The Parabacteroides sp. AD58 genome includes a window with the following:
- a CDS encoding RagB/SusD family nutrient uptake outer membrane protein produces MKMQAKKIIMLCALAGAFSSCDMDVVPPAEISAENFWKTEKDAWYALNGCYQSMPALDIWDEMCTDNAHSHKPWEGNMEMVQQNGINTASPYGDYDFSAIRTANTFISRVETCDMSDELKERMKAEARFFRAFAYLELTQYFGKVAIVTEELPYDAPNVPRNSLEEVRNFILDELAQVAEILPESYNGSFMYESGRVTKYAALALRARAALYFGNYAEAEKSAKAVMDSGKYSLFKLTSLSAAQEQEAKEMDLYIDFESLGIDKDKFIKGMFSYESLWQGANATPANPEYVLTHEYMEDPYAYDENRYTYFIPLSISIHHGYSSFEPMQDLVDAYWNIDGKTIPDKIPVETRKANYEKIWNFAKGLSADEYKAFATSPDLMTYDYMKEFKNRDSRLYVTLLFPFKGWHETAAGEIYYKWDPDVVNKNGNESWTGFSYRKMVAWNPYNYSLYGSADDYPTIRYAEVLLTYAEARLMTTGYDEQVRAALNQLRDRCGMPDVPESLGKQEAINFLRNERRIELAVEGHRFDDVRRYGSDYCKEYLNGPSTAPDGSVVVNKTWNDRLLLMPIPTTAIDVNPLLKDDQNPGY; encoded by the coding sequence ATGAAGATGCAAGCAAAAAAAATAATCATGTTATGCGCTTTGGCAGGAGCGTTTTCATCATGCGATATGGATGTGGTTCCACCAGCCGAGATTTCTGCCGAAAATTTCTGGAAGACAGAGAAAGATGCCTGGTATGCCTTGAATGGCTGTTACCAGTCTATGCCCGCGTTGGATATCTGGGATGAAATGTGTACAGATAATGCCCATAGCCATAAACCTTGGGAAGGAAATATGGAAATGGTACAACAGAACGGTATCAATACGGCTTCTCCTTATGGCGATTACGACTTCAGTGCCATCCGTACAGCCAATACCTTTATATCGCGGGTTGAAACGTGTGATATGAGTGACGAGCTGAAAGAACGTATGAAGGCGGAAGCGCGCTTTTTCCGGGCATTTGCCTATTTGGAGCTGACCCAGTATTTTGGAAAAGTTGCTATCGTAACGGAAGAATTGCCGTATGATGCTCCCAATGTGCCACGAAATTCATTGGAAGAGGTGAGAAATTTTATTTTGGATGAATTGGCGCAGGTAGCAGAAATTTTGCCGGAAAGCTATAATGGCAGTTTCATGTATGAGTCGGGACGTGTAACCAAATATGCTGCTTTGGCTTTGCGGGCAAGAGCCGCTTTGTATTTTGGAAATTATGCGGAAGCAGAGAAGTCGGCAAAAGCTGTTATGGACAGCGGTAAATATTCTTTGTTCAAGCTGACTTCGTTGAGCGCCGCTCAGGAACAGGAAGCCAAGGAAATGGATTTGTATATTGATTTTGAATCGTTGGGCATTGATAAAGACAAATTCATCAAGGGAATGTTCAGCTATGAGTCTTTATGGCAAGGCGCAAATGCTACACCGGCTAATCCGGAGTATGTATTGACACATGAATATATGGAAGATCCGTATGCTTATGATGAGAATCGGTACACGTACTTTATCCCTTTGTCAATATCTATTCACCATGGATATTCTTCTTTCGAGCCTATGCAGGACTTGGTAGATGCTTATTGGAATATTGACGGAAAGACTATTCCTGATAAAATTCCGGTAGAAACTCGTAAGGCTAATTACGAAAAAATATGGAACTTTGCAAAAGGATTGAGCGCGGATGAGTACAAAGCATTTGCTACAAGCCCGGATTTGATGACGTATGATTACATGAAGGAATTCAAGAACCGCGACAGCCGCTTGTATGTAACATTGCTATTCCCGTTCAAAGGATGGCATGAAACAGCTGCCGGGGAAATCTATTATAAATGGGATCCGGATGTGGTTAATAAGAATGGTAATGAGTCTTGGACAGGTTTCAGCTATAGAAAGATGGTTGCCTGGAATCCGTATAATTATAGTTTGTATGGTTCGGCCGACGATTATCCGACCATTCGCTATGCGGAAGTGCTTTTGACGTATGCTGAAGCCCGATTGATGACGACCGGCTATGATGAGCAGGTTCGTGCAGCGTTGAATCAGTTGCGTGACCGTTGTGGTATGCCGGATGTACCGGAATCGTTGGGTAAGCAAGAAGCGATTAACTTCTTGCGGAATGAACGTCGTATCGAGCTGGCCGTTGAAGGTCATCGCTTTGATGATGTTCGCCGCTACGGAAGTGATTATTGCAAGGAATATCTGAATGGTCCTTCTACGGCACCAGACGGTTCGGTTGTGGTAAACAAGACATGGAATGACCGCTTATTGCTGATGCCGATACCGACAACAGCGATTGATGTGAATCCATTGTTGAAAGATGATCAGAATCCGGGTTATTAA